One part of the Hydra vulgaris chromosome 01, alternate assembly HydraT2T_AEP genome encodes these proteins:
- the LOC136075412 gene encoding uncharacterized protein LOC136075412 — translation MFNKLSDKLSFVNAAEINPYEALSSIDPLNSLTEIQLKKPSFMCSACMMSFTRKDNMKRHALQVHKTIFRDDQSKDKRTPCHYQDCGQVFFQKVKLIKHIEECHEGIFSKESYNFLSESEFLAWKEKEELNSYVFFSKQSGSFFTGKNIKKDVKTSYFICQNDGHSKLHRSVSEPARKTNKRYYRGSVKSGVFCPARMIVTVNKNGVTNVQYIKTHNHSVSITNTMYQPIPGNIKKIFLLSYH, via the exons atgtTTAACAAGCTTAGTGATAAATTATCATTTGTTAATGCTGCAGAAATAAATCCTTATGAAG cattgTCATCAATCGATCCATTGAATAGTTTAACAgaaattcagttaaaaaaacCCAG ttttatgtgtTCTGCTTGTATGATGTCATTTACAAGAAAAGATAATATGAAAAGACATGCTTTACAGGTACATAAAACCATTTTTAGAGATGATCAATCCAAAGATAAAAGAACTCCATGTCACTATCAAGACTGCGGAcaagtattttttcaaaaagtcaaaCTTATTAAACACATAGAGGAATGTCATGAAGGTATATTTTCCAAAGAATCctacaattttttatcagaatctGAATTCTTAGCATGGAAGGAAAAGGAGGAACTTAatagttatgtttttttcagtAAACAAAGTGGTAGTTTTTTCactggaaaaaatataaaaaaagatgtaaaaacaagttatttcaTTTGTCAAAATGATGGTCATTCTAAACTGCATCGCTCTGTTAGTGAACCAGcaagaaaaactaataaaaggtACTACAGAGGGAGTGTTAAATCAGGTGTCTTCTGCCCTGCCAGAATGATTGTCACAGTAAACAAAAATGGTGTCACAAATGTGCAGTATATCAAAACTCATAACCACAGTGTTAGTATTACAAATACCATGTACCAACCTATCCcaggtaatattaaaaaaatatttctgctaAGTTATCATTAG